From Methylobacterium radiodurans, a single genomic window includes:
- a CDS encoding glutathione S-transferase family protein, with the protein MITLYTWSTPNGRKIPIMLEECGLPYTVVPVNIGNNEQFAPNFLKVSPNNKIPAIVDDEAEGGPLSVFESGAILTYLAEKTGRFLAPSGPARYKALEWLHWQIGGLGPMLGQLGFFAVRSDEKAPLAIKRFTDEADRLLRVMNKRLGEGPYLAGADYSIADIACYAWTLAATSFLKEPLKDTLGSVPNVHAWLERVGERPAVKKGMEVPKT; encoded by the coding sequence ATGATCACGCTCTACACCTGGTCGACCCCGAACGGTCGTAAGATCCCGATCATGCTGGAGGAGTGCGGGCTGCCCTACACGGTGGTGCCGGTGAACATCGGCAACAACGAGCAGTTCGCCCCCAACTTCCTGAAGGTCTCGCCCAACAACAAGATCCCGGCCATCGTCGACGACGAGGCGGAGGGCGGCCCGTTGTCCGTCTTCGAGAGCGGCGCGATCCTCACTTATCTCGCCGAGAAGACGGGGCGCTTCCTCGCCCCGTCCGGTCCGGCCCGCTACAAGGCCCTGGAGTGGCTGCACTGGCAGATCGGCGGCCTCGGGCCGATGCTGGGGCAGCTCGGCTTCTTCGCGGTGCGCTCCGACGAGAAGGCGCCCCTGGCCATCAAGCGGTTCACTGACGAGGCCGACCGGCTGCTGCGCGTGATGAACAAGCGCCTCGGCGAGGGCCCCTACCTGGCGGGTGCGGACTACTCCATCGCGGACATAGCCTGCTACGCCTGGACCCTGGCGGCGACGTCCTTCCTGAAGGAGCCGCTCAAGGACACGCTTGGCTCAGTCCCGAACGTGCACGCTTGGCTGGAGCGGGTCGGCGAGCGCCCAGCTGTGAAGAAGGGCATGGAAGTGCCGAAAACCTGA
- a CDS encoding oxidoreductase — MDRTWFVTGSSRGLGRALALAVVAAGERLCATARDPVALADLVEAGGERVLALPLDVTDDAAARRTVEAAAERFGRIDVVVNNAGYGDLAPIEDTDLASFRAQVEANLFGVVHVTKAAIPLLRRQRRGHFLQVSSIGGRTGATGRGPYSAAKFGVEGFSEVLAIEMKPFGVHVTIVEPGGFRTDFAGSSTRVAEGNPAYAETVGKVAAMQRSYDGKQPGDPERAARAMMAVVSAKTPPLRLVLGSDAYARAEAGDEARLAELRAWRDLSLSTDFGDR; from the coding sequence ATGGATAGGACGTGGTTCGTCACGGGCTCGTCTCGGGGGCTCGGCCGGGCCTTGGCCCTGGCCGTCGTCGCGGCGGGGGAGCGGCTCTGCGCGACGGCGCGCGACCCTGTCGCGCTCGCAGACCTCGTCGAGGCCGGCGGCGAGCGCGTGCTGGCGCTGCCCCTCGACGTCACTGACGACGCGGCGGCGCGCCGGACGGTCGAAGCCGCGGCGGAGCGGTTCGGTCGGATCGACGTGGTCGTCAACAATGCCGGCTACGGCGACCTCGCGCCCATCGAGGACACCGACCTCGCCTCGTTCCGGGCGCAGGTCGAGGCGAACCTGTTCGGGGTCGTCCACGTGACCAAGGCGGCCATCCCGCTACTCCGGAGGCAACGCCGCGGGCATTTCCTGCAGGTTTCCTCCATCGGTGGGCGAACCGGCGCAACTGGTCGCGGCCCGTACTCGGCCGCGAAGTTCGGCGTGGAGGGGTTCTCCGAGGTCCTGGCTATCGAGATGAAGCCCTTCGGCGTGCACGTTACCATCGTGGAGCCCGGCGGCTTCCGCACCGACTTCGCGGGCTCGTCGACGCGGGTCGCTGAGGGCAACCCGGCCTACGCCGAGACGGTCGGCAAGGTCGCCGCCATGCAGCGGTCCTACGACGGCAAGCAGCCCGGGGACCCGGAGCGCGCCGCCCGGGCGATGATGGCGGTCGTCTCGGCGAAAACTCCGCCGTTGCGCTTGGTTCTGGGTAGCGACGCCTACGCGCGAGCTGAGGCAGGCGACGAGGCCCGGCTGGCCGAGCTGCGCGCTTGGCGCGACCTCAGCCTATCGACCGACTTCGGCGACCGATAA
- a CDS encoding metallophosphoesterase → MSRQLFVSDTHFGHAGILSPRMQAPRPFASIEEHDEALVANWNTAVRPEDTVWHLGDFCYRCPEERALAIFRRLNGRKLLVRGNHDKVGARLPWDAPVVDVARTVVPDPVTGAPVGIFMFHYACRVWPRMHRGDIHLYGHSHGTLPGTAASTDVGVDCFGFRPATFDQIRVRLAENTAG, encoded by the coding sequence ATGTCACGCCAACTCTTTGTCTCGGATACACATTTCGGGCATGCCGGCATCCTCTCGCCAAGGATGCAAGCTCCTCGTCCGTTCGCCTCCATCGAGGAGCACGACGAGGCGCTGGTCGCGAACTGGAACACCGCCGTTCGGCCGGAGGACACCGTCTGGCATCTCGGCGACTTCTGCTACCGCTGCCCCGAGGAACGCGCCCTCGCGATCTTCCGCCGCCTCAACGGGCGGAAGCTCCTGGTGCGAGGCAACCACGACAAGGTCGGCGCCCGCCTTCCGTGGGACGCGCCAGTCGTCGACGTCGCCCGGACCGTGGTACCCGATCCGGTGACTGGCGCCCCGGTCGGCATCTTCATGTTCCACTACGCCTGCAGGGTCTGGCCTCGCATGCACCGCGGCGACATCCACCTCTACGGGCACTCCCACGGCACACTGCCGGGCACCGCAGCCAGCACCGACGTCGGCGTCGACTGCTTCGGCTTCCGGCCAGCCACGTTCGACCAGATCCGGGTCCGCCTGGCCGAGAATACCGCCGGTTGA
- the tehA gene encoding dicarboxylate transporter/tellurite-resistance protein TehA, which translates to MNTLSLVGGPHLHLAQRLRDIAANTPAAYFGIVLGLAGLGGAWRAASLAWHLPAFVGEAVYTLAGAVWAVLVVLYALKAILAPDKLAAEVAHPVQCCFIGLAGVATMLVAGGFVTYSPGAATVLFGLGFLFTLGFAVWRTGGLWQGGRDHGTTTAVLYLPTVAGSFVTATVGAAIGLADWDQLAFGAGLFSWLAMESVLLHRLLTGTEKPAALRPTLGIQLAPAPVGAVAYLSVGGGAPDVFAHALIGYGLLQVLVLARLAPWIAKAGLVPGLWAFSFGATAMATAPVRLVAHGDTGAVALLAPVLFIAANGLILGLAAMTITLLARGMMFPSPAGQARA; encoded by the coding sequence ATGAACACACTATCTCTCGTCGGCGGCCCACACCTCCACCTCGCGCAGCGCCTCAGGGACATCGCCGCGAACACGCCGGCCGCCTACTTCGGCATCGTGCTGGGGCTGGCCGGCCTCGGCGGCGCCTGGCGCGCGGCCTCGCTCGCCTGGCACCTGCCCGCATTCGTCGGGGAGGCGGTCTACACACTCGCCGGCGCGGTCTGGGCCGTGCTCGTCGTCCTCTATGCCCTCAAGGCTATTCTCGCTCCCGACAAGCTGGCCGCCGAGGTCGCCCATCCGGTCCAGTGCTGCTTCATCGGTCTCGCCGGCGTGGCGACCATGCTCGTGGCGGGCGGGTTCGTCACTTACTCGCCCGGAGCGGCCACCGTCCTGTTCGGCCTCGGCTTCCTGTTCACGCTCGGCTTCGCGGTCTGGCGGACGGGCGGTCTCTGGCAAGGCGGCCGGGACCACGGCACCACGACTGCGGTGCTGTACCTGCCGACCGTGGCCGGCAGCTTCGTCACGGCGACGGTGGGCGCTGCCATCGGTCTCGCCGATTGGGATCAGCTCGCGTTCGGGGCCGGCCTGTTCTCCTGGCTCGCGATGGAATCGGTGCTGCTCCATCGCCTGCTGACCGGGACCGAGAAGCCTGCCGCCCTGCGGCCGACCCTGGGCATCCAGTTGGCGCCCGCGCCGGTCGGGGCGGTGGCCTACCTCTCGGTCGGCGGCGGGGCGCCGGACGTCTTCGCGCACGCCTTGATCGGCTACGGCCTGCTCCAGGTCCTGGTCCTGGCCCGGCTGGCTCCCTGGATCGCAAAGGCCGGTCTCGTGCCCGGATTGTGGGCCTTCAGCTTCGGGGCGACGGCCATGGCCACGGCGCCAGTTCGCCTGGTCGCTCACGGCGACACCGGTGCGGTCGCCCTCCTCGCCCCTGTGCTGTTCATCGCCGCGAACGGTCTGATCCTCGGCCTCGCGGCGATGACCATCACGCTCCTGGCGCGCGGAATGATGTTCCCGTCGCCGGCCGGCCAGGCGCGAGCGTGA
- a CDS encoding glutathione S-transferase family protein, whose translation MKLYHHPLSGHAHRARLFLSLLGVPHEAVEVDLKASAHKRPEFLALNPFGQVPVLDDDGTVISDSNAILVYVARKLGRTDWLPEDAEGEAAVQRWLSVAAGELAYGPAAARLVTVFGAKFNPEEVIGRAHTLLGRLEAHLTGRDWLVGERPTIADVALYSYLARAPEGNVDLSGYPIVNGYLRRIEALPGFLPFVQTPAGLTAAA comes from the coding sequence ATGAAGCTCTACCACCACCCCCTCTCGGGCCACGCGCACCGGGCCCGCCTGTTCCTCTCGTTGCTCGGCGTGCCCCACGAGGCTGTCGAGGTCGACCTGAAGGCTAGCGCCCACAAGCGGCCCGAGTTCCTCGCCCTAAATCCGTTTGGGCAGGTGCCGGTGCTCGACGACGACGGGACGGTCATCTCGGACTCGAACGCCATCCTCGTCTACGTGGCGCGCAAGCTCGGGCGCACGGACTGGCTGCCGGAGGACGCTGAGGGCGAGGCCGCCGTGCAGCGCTGGCTGTCGGTGGCGGCCGGCGAGCTCGCCTACGGCCCGGCGGCCGCGCGTCTCGTCACCGTGTTCGGCGCCAAGTTCAACCCGGAGGAGGTGATCGGCCGGGCGCACACGCTGCTCGGTCGCCTGGAGGCCCATCTCACCGGGCGTGATTGGCTGGTCGGCGAGCGCCCCACCATCGCGGACGTCGCGCTCTACAGCTACCTGGCGCGCGCGCCCGAGGGCAACGTCGACCTCTCCGGCTATCCCATCGTCAACGGGTACCTGCGCCGGATCGAGGCCCTGCCGGGCTTCCTCCCTTTCGTCCAGACCCCGGCAGGCCTCACCGCCGCCGCGTGA
- a CDS encoding LysR family transcriptional regulator, with protein MDRWQAMRIFAKVAETASFAETARLMHMSPPAVTRAVAALEETIGARLFVRTTRSVKLTEAGGRYYEDCRRILADIVEAEAAAAGSYTTPSGTLAVTGSVLFGHMHVLPIVTDYLDAYPTMSARTLFVDRPVNIVEEGIDVAVRIGHLPDSGFTAARVGSVRRVVCGAPAYFERHGVPQTPQDLRDHRLAMSTGAWASTEWRFGQDQRVTVHPALVSNTNEAGIAAAMAGWGLTRVLHYQIGSALLEGKLQVVLADYEESPLPIHVLYPEGRQAPAKVRTFVDMAVAALRGNRLLN; from the coding sequence ATGGACCGCTGGCAGGCCATGCGCATCTTCGCCAAGGTCGCGGAGACCGCGAGCTTCGCCGAGACGGCGCGCCTGATGCACATGAGCCCGCCGGCCGTGACACGGGCCGTCGCCGCGCTTGAGGAGACCATCGGCGCCCGCCTGTTCGTGCGCACCACGCGCTCGGTGAAGCTCACCGAGGCCGGAGGGCGCTACTACGAGGATTGCCGGCGCATCCTGGCCGACATCGTTGAGGCCGAGGCCGCCGCGGCAGGCTCCTACACGACGCCGTCCGGTACGCTCGCCGTGACCGGATCGGTCCTGTTCGGCCACATGCACGTGCTGCCCATCGTGACCGACTACCTCGACGCCTACCCGACCATGTCCGCGCGGACGCTGTTCGTCGACCGGCCGGTCAACATCGTCGAGGAGGGCATCGACGTCGCCGTCCGCATCGGCCACCTGCCCGATTCCGGCTTCACGGCCGCCAGGGTCGGCTCGGTGCGCCGCGTCGTCTGCGGCGCGCCGGCCTATTTCGAGCGGCACGGCGTCCCGCAGACACCGCAGGACCTGAGGGACCATCGCCTCGCGATGTCGACGGGCGCCTGGGCGTCGACGGAGTGGCGCTTCGGGCAGGACCAGCGCGTGACGGTCCATCCCGCCCTTGTGAGCAACACCAATGAGGCCGGCATCGCCGCGGCCATGGCGGGCTGGGGCCTCACGCGGGTGCTTCACTACCAGATCGGCTCCGCCTTGCTGGAAGGGAAGCTGCAGGTCGTGCTCGCCGATTACGAGGAGTCGCCGCTGCCCATCCACGTGCTGTACCCCGAGGGGCGCCAAGCGCCGGCGAAGGTCAGGACCTTCGTCGATATGGCGGTTGCGGCGCTCCGCGGAAACCGCCTCCTCAACTGA
- a CDS encoding pyridoxamine 5'-phosphate oxidase family protein has protein sequence MSDGTTMTKSSPWHPGERAIQQQVGVAERMEEVGRRVVRDFMPDQHRAFYEQIPFIVAGTVDPQGDAWATLIAGAPGFIGSPDPTTLDIAVRPDPSDPASQGLRDGDAIGLLGIELHTRRRNRVNGLIRSMADGVIGFAVDQSFGNCPQYIQLRDVAFVRDPSEPFAGTVEESTALDAEARATIETADTFFVASYAERDGRRQVDVSHRGGKAGFVRVAEDGALTVPDFAGNLFFATLGNILLNGKAGLVFADFETGDLLQMTGDAEVVLSSPEIAAFQGAERLWTFRPRRVVRRRGALPLRWTFRADGWSPNSLMTGDWREAADRLRAADLATQWRPFTVTKIVDESRAIRSFHLQPADGSGLIPHQAGQHLPIRVQLPGADKPVIRTYTLSVAPSDAVYRISVKRDGAVSRHLHDTLRFGDVVEARAPAGGFTIDARAKRPAVLLAGGIGITPLLAMLRHVVYEGLRTRGIRPTTLIQAARSKDERPFDREVAELAAAAQSAVKVVRVLSAPGDAVEGVDYDVAGRIDMALLARVLPFGDYDFYLCGPTAFTQALYDGLRGLNIADNRIHAETFGPSSLVRSVPADAEATKLPPTSTEPVPVAFLNSSKEVRWTPGSGSLLELAEARGLSPEFSCRTGTCGTCKTKLLKGAVTYAKAPTAPHADDEVLICSATPAAGSGPVHLAL, from the coding sequence ATGAGCGACGGTACGACGATGACGAAGTCCTCGCCCTGGCATCCGGGCGAGAGGGCCATCCAGCAGCAGGTCGGCGTGGCCGAGCGGATGGAGGAGGTAGGCCGGCGCGTGGTGCGGGACTTCATGCCCGACCAGCACCGCGCCTTCTACGAGCAGATCCCCTTCATCGTGGCCGGCACCGTCGACCCGCAGGGCGACGCCTGGGCGACCCTGATCGCGGGTGCCCCCGGCTTCATCGGCTCCCCCGACCCGACGACCCTCGACATCGCGGTGCGGCCGGATCCGAGCGACCCGGCAAGCCAGGGCCTGCGCGACGGCGACGCCATCGGGCTCCTCGGGATCGAGTTGCACACGCGCCGACGCAACCGCGTCAACGGCCTGATCCGTTCGATGGCGGACGGCGTCATAGGCTTCGCCGTCGACCAGAGTTTCGGCAACTGCCCGCAGTACATCCAGCTGCGCGACGTCGCCTTCGTCCGCGACCCGAGTGAGCCTTTCGCGGGCACCGTCGAGGAGAGCACCGCGCTCGACGCGGAAGCGCGCGCCACGATAGAGACCGCCGACACCTTCTTCGTCGCCTCCTACGCCGAGCGCGACGGCCGACGCCAGGTCGACGTCTCACACCGCGGCGGCAAGGCCGGCTTCGTCCGGGTCGCCGAGGACGGCGCGCTCACGGTCCCCGACTTCGCAGGCAACCTCTTCTTCGCGACACTGGGCAACATCCTCCTGAACGGCAAGGCCGGCCTCGTCTTCGCCGACTTTGAAACCGGCGACCTGCTGCAGATGACCGGCGACGCCGAGGTCGTCCTGTCCTCGCCGGAGATCGCGGCCTTCCAGGGCGCCGAGCGGCTCTGGACGTTCCGGCCCCGCCGGGTCGTGCGACGGCGGGGCGCGCTGCCCCTGCGCTGGACCTTCCGGGCGGACGGCTGGTCGCCGAATTCCCTGATGACCGGCGACTGGCGCGAGGCCGCCGACCGGCTCCGGGCCGCAGACCTCGCGACGCAGTGGCGCCCGTTCACGGTCACGAAGATCGTCGACGAGAGCCGCGCGATCCGCTCCTTCCACCTCCAGCCTGCGGACGGGTCCGGGCTGATCCCGCACCAGGCGGGGCAGCACCTGCCCATCCGCGTGCAGCTCCCCGGCGCGGACAAGCCGGTCATCCGCACCTACACGCTCTCGGTCGCGCCCTCGGATGCCGTCTACCGGATCAGCGTCAAGCGCGACGGCGCGGTGTCCCGGCACCTCCACGACACGCTGAGGTTCGGCGACGTGGTCGAGGCGCGCGCGCCGGCCGGCGGCTTCACCATCGACGCCCGGGCCAAGCGGCCCGCCGTGCTGCTCGCCGGCGGCATCGGCATCACCCCGCTCCTCGCGATGCTGCGCCACGTCGTCTACGAGGGCCTGCGCACCCGCGGCATCCGGCCGACCACCCTGATCCAGGCGGCCCGCTCCAAGGACGAGCGTCCCTTCGATAGGGAGGTGGCGGAGCTCGCCGCCGCGGCCCAGAGCGCGGTGAAGGTCGTGCGGGTGCTGAGCGCGCCCGGGGATGCCGTGGAAGGCGTCGACTATGACGTCGCCGGCCGGATCGACATGGCGCTGCTCGCCCGCGTGCTGCCGTTCGGCGACTACGACTTCTACCTCTGCGGCCCGACCGCCTTCACGCAGGCGCTCTACGACGGGCTGCGGGGTCTTAACATCGCCGACAACCGCATCCACGCCGAGACCTTCGGCCCCTCGTCGCTGGTCAGGAGCGTTCCGGCGGACGCCGAGGCGACCAAGCTGCCGCCCACATCGACGGAGCCGGTCCCGGTCGCCTTCCTGAATTCGTCGAAGGAGGTACGCTGGACACCGGGTTCGGGGTCGCTGCTGGAACTTGCCGAGGCCCGCGGCCTCAGCCCGGAGTTCAGCTGCCGGACCGGGACCTGCGGCACCTGCAAAACCAAGCTCCTGAAAGGTGCCGTCACCTACGCAAAGGCGCCCACCGCGCCCCACGCCGACGACGAGGTGCTGATCTGCTCGGCCACCCCGGCCGCGGGTAGCGGGCCCGTCCATCTCGCCCTCTGA
- a CDS encoding DUF1348 family protein, with translation MSRPPLPPFTEESAIEKVRLAEDGWNSRDPAKVALAYTTDTRWRNRAEFVTSRDEAQAFLTRKWNRELDYRLIKELWAFTGNRIAVRYAYEYRDDSGQWFRAYGNENWEFAEDGLMRARHASINEHPIREEDRKFRWPLGRRPDNHPGLSQFGF, from the coding sequence ATGTCCCGTCCCCCGCTGCCGCCTTTCACCGAAGAGAGCGCCATCGAGAAGGTCCGCCTCGCCGAGGACGGCTGGAACAGCCGCGATCCGGCCAAGGTCGCCCTGGCCTACACGACCGACACGCGTTGGCGGAACCGGGCCGAGTTCGTCACCAGCCGCGACGAGGCCCAGGCCTTCCTCACCCGCAAGTGGAACCGCGAGCTGGACTACCGCCTGATCAAGGAGCTCTGGGCCTTCACCGGCAACCGCATCGCGGTTCGCTACGCCTACGAGTACCGCGACGACAGCGGCCAATGGTTCCGGGCCTACGGCAACGAGAACTGGGAGTTCGCCGAGGACGGGTTGATGCGGGCGCGCCACGCCAGCATCAACGAGCACCCGATCCGGGAGGAGGACCGTAAGTTCCGCTGGCCGCTCGGACGCCGTCCCGACAACCACCCGGGTCTCAGCCAGTTCGGCTTCTGA